Genomic DNA from Lactuca sativa cultivar Salinas chromosome 8, Lsat_Salinas_v11, whole genome shotgun sequence:
aatgAAACAAACAATTTTGGTAATTTACTCTTTGCATATCCTAAAGTACAAATTTctgaaatggtccatgtggtttgcaAAAATTTCACGTTTGGTCCTATGTTTTTGTTTGCACTCAAACAGTCCCTAGGTTTTGGTTTTAATGCGTTTTTCATCCCCTCGTGGAAATGAAAAGACCATATTGTCCTTTGTCTTtatcttttttagttttttatattatttatttattattaatgagTATAAACATTTATATAAACTTAAAATGGAACCCACCCAAAACCCTACACCCCACACTTCTCATGCACTTCTCTCTCATTTCAATTCACCACTGCTTCTCAAGCCCTCCCATCGGAAGCTTCATCAGACAAATAATAAacaatcaccaccaccaccatcgttgTCTCTTATCTTTCCGAAAACACCGCCTCCCCTAAAAACATCTCTCCCTTCGTTGCCTGAAAACCGCTACTAAAACCTAAAAGCTTCTAGATCTGTTGCGATCATCGCCGTGAAGCCGCCAACGTCATAGTACTAAGAAGCAATGACCAGCAGATCCATTTCGGTGTCATGAAGCTACCCCAACCATAGTGATAAGAATGGGGGAAAACAAGTAAAGTGAACCACCACCACCTCTAAACACTTTACATAACTAATGGCGGAAAGGATGAGCAAGGAAGGAGCATATCCAGTCGATGGCCGGATCTCTCAGTGGATCAGATGGGGGCGTCGAGAACAATGCTTCTAGTGGTGTCTGGTGATGAAGATCGGTGGTTGATGGAGCAAATCAATAGATTTAAAGTGCAGATCGGTGGTGTCTTGTGGTTTCATGCTGCGATGTTTTCCGGTGACATTTGGTGTTTTCTGGTGGCGGCCGCTGATTTGCAGCGCAGACGAACTGAAATGAGAGAGAAGGATATGAGGGGTGTAGGGTTTTGGGTGGGTCCAAtttcaagtttatttaataatttatattatttaatagtaaactaataatataaaaaactgaaaaatataAAGATAAAGGACAATATAGTCTTTTTAGCTCCATGAGGgataaaaaacataataaaatcaaaacttaGGGATCGTCCAAGTGTAAAAGAAAATGTAAAAACCAAACGTGAAATTTTTACAAACCACGGGAACCATTTTAGTAATTTGGTCCCTCCATTCGCATGCTATCACCTACAAGTACAACCACCACATATCGGAGGTGTTCCATCACTCTGACCTGCTCCCGTATCGCAATTACTCTGCTATAAATATAAACACAACATATCATCTCAACGTGTTCACGTCACTGTTGCTTGTAAtaattttgagaagatggagtccGTCGAATCAGCAGCCAACCTTCGTTCACAATTCCATGAAGTTCTTCGTAGTCGCCGTTCTCCTATAGGTAAGATTCTATCATGGATTTGGTCAATTTTTATGTTGATTAGTTGCGAATATTTGGACTCATCTCATACTCTCATACAACCCTGTGAATTCTTTGCCAAAAATAATTACACAATATAGAAAAATAAGGAGTAGTTATGGGATAGACATTGCAGCTAGACTGCTATTACTAGTAGATTTTTTTAGCTAACATAGTGGCTATGGAAATCCGagctatatattttttttttttttgtatctaGATTTGTTTATGAATATCGACAATTTCTTCAATCTAGTAAGCAAAAAATTAAGCTGGTGTAAATTTGTATATGAGTTTTGTTTCTTCAATTCAAAGTTTATTTGGCTGGGCTGCCACTAggtttcaaaatatttttttttcttcataattCTAATTATAggtatataatattataagtttctcTATTTAAATTACAAAAAGTTTTTTAAACTAGAAAATACTTCCTAAAACATCCATACCTTGATGGAAATATCTACAAAAAGATTGATAGTCAATATAAGGCATTCCAAATTTAAAACTATAAATCACATGTGCAACTAGAAGGGTATAAATGTCATACATGCTATCTTCATGTAACTCATTTTGTCCTTTTATTAATCATCATGTATCTGCAAAAAAAACATGGAAATTGCAGCACACTATATCGTAATGGAATGTAAAATACACATGAAATAAGTCAATAAGTCTATCAGACTACCACTTTAAACCTTCAATAACTTGACAGCATTGCATATATGATACTCAtgatttttaattataaaatataaaactaaaaatataattttaatatttgTTACAAACAAAGGTTCTTGCATAAATACAAGAAAGAAACATTACAGTTTGTAAAAGTGGAGAGTTTTGGATAAAAAAACAAATGAGGGTTTATTTGCATTTACACTTGTATCATTTTGTTAATTCAGGGTCATATGTGCTGAacattaatctttttttttttaacagtcAATTATCTAATCCTGAttcttaatgatatttgtacttcCATATTAGAGTAGGAATCAATAATCTGGTTTTTTGATGCAATCATCTCTTGTTTTGGTTTTACACCAATTTTGAGTTAATATATGGATGGATTTTGTAGAACAACGTATTTAATAGGCCAAAGTTGAGCAATGTGTTTACCAAAAACAAAAAGTACGCACGGATTTTTCACCTTTATTAGAAAGGAAGATGCAATCATGAAGAACAACAAACTCTAAATCTACATTGATCCATGTTCATTAGAgatatcaaaaatcaaaaccccaTCATGAATCACCATCGAATCGACTATTCAATGAAGTACCACCATTAATGTCCTCATTCAAGTTTCAACACACAATGAAATTTTCGTTTTGAAGTTTTAATTTAGGGAAAAGAAATGGACATTCAGCATCTGGGAATGTCTGGTTAAATGTAGTGACCTCCATTGCAGAACTTGTATAGATAGATCACAGAAAGTGGCAGTGATCAATGACAAATGTATTACCTGTAAAAGCCCAGACGCAaagctgaggaagaagaagaggacaGCAGCGAGGACAATATCTACAAACAGACGTCAGACATAACGAAAATATAGGAAATCAAAGGTCATAGAAAGGGAAATCATAGATGACGGAATATCAATGGAAGAATCTATTACATGAAAGAACAACAAAACACAGAGAAAGAAGACGACAAGAGAAGAGAAGATGGGAATTCAAAGAAGCGACTTACAATACCTAAACCCCAAAAAAACGCCACGTATGTCACAAGAAACCCAAAAATCGCCACACTGAAACAAAAAGGAGCCCCTCCATAAATACCCCTTCGAAAGTGACAAGAATGCAGTCGATGGCGAAGAGGGAGGGAACAGATGCAGTCGATGATCTAATCTCCATCCAACAGTGACAAATGTGACGGTACTGGTTGCAGGATGCTTCTAGCGGCGTCCGATGATGTTCAGATCGGTGGTGTCTTGTGTTTTCAagttaatttaataatatattaatattataaagaaaatataaaataaaggataatatagttttttttttttttttttttttgataaaaaagcacaataaaataaaaacttaagGACCATCCAAATGCAAAAGAAACTGTAGGAACCAAACCTGAACTTTtagtaaaccatagggaccatttcaaTAAATTGTTCTCTCCATTGGCACTATCACCTACAAGTACAACCACCACTTCCCATGAGGTCCTTGTGGGTCTCATTACACTCATCCCAATTAGACAATAATTACCCAATATAGAAAAATAAAGAGTAGTTATGGGATAGACATGGATGTTAGATAGCTAGTCGTAGTAGATTTCTTTTGAGCTAAGATAGTGGTTATGGAGTCCGAGCTAAATTGTGTGTTTTATGTATCTAAATTTGTTTATTAATATCGACGGTTTCCTCAATCTAGTAAGAGTAGTATAAGGCGAGTTGCTTTCATTATAAAATAACCCGTTTGATTGTCCATAGAAAAAGTGCAAAACTTGTCTTTCTATTGTAGCACCATGTTTCTTTGTTGTCCATTAAAGTAATTGAGAAGGAAAAACTAAGTTGGTGTAAATTTGTAAAATGTTAGGACTTAATTGAGAAAGCCTCATTTCTCTAACCTTATCAATTAAGTTGTTCTCGTGCATAtgaactcaaaagaaaaataactAGTTTATCAGATTAAGTCATGACCCCATTAGGTAAAAAAAGAAACAACACCAAACTTTGTTCTTTATCTCTCATTGTCTTGTTAGGAGAGGAATTAAGTTTAACTTTTTTCATCAATAACTACTGTTATCACTCTTATCCTACCACTATTATATTTATCAATAATTTTTCATTGAAATATGACTTCATCTTTTTATTTGTCAAAATGTGGATTCATATTATATTTCTACTACTTTTGTTTTCAGTTTCGACACTATGTGCACTTCAGACGCTATCTGCAGAACCCGTGGTGGAACCCTTATTTCAGGGAATACCTGTTGACTTTGAGGTGGACATTACTTGACATATACTTCACCTTTTTGTTAATCTTCGTTAGAAGTTATCTTATTTGAACACTATGATCAGGTAATGAGATCCTACCCGAAAGCACGCATTAACGTCGAGGAACAACTCAATGAAGAAAACTTTTACTTACCCACTGAGGTAACTTAGACCATGTTTCTTTTTTCCGTTCAATGTTGACCGGATAAAGTTTAATATGAATATATGATGCATAAAGTTTAATATGATGaaacttattattttattaaaattagGAAGGAGAGCAAGGGCGTCTGCCTGTGCTCATTTTGAGCATGAAAGAATGCACACAATCAAAAAGACCAGCTGTTGTTTTTGTACATCCATCAAATGCAAACAAAGAGTGGCTACGCCCTTCACTTGAGGTATAATATAAAATTACAAGGGTAGACTGGTCATTTCTTCATTTGACAAAAGACTTTGATCTAACGAGTTCTTCCTTTAATTTCAGGATTATGCTTCACGTGGATATATTGCAGTTGCCATTGATTCTCGTTACCATGGAGAACGTGCCAAAACCCCCACCGCCTATCAAGATGTGAGCACTGTAacctttatttatttttatttggttTATGCCAAAAAGAACAGGGCAAAATGCAAGAAAATTAGAAATAGCAACATAGTTCaatatatttgtttattatagcatcctactttgaaAAGAATCTATCCAAATATAGCAATGGAGAATATACTAATTATCTTTCATGATATCAAAGCATAAATATAACTTCAATTCCATATATTCTGGATCCAGGCTCTTGTTTCAGCATGGAAAAGAGGTGACATAATGCCATTTATATATGACACGGTTATACTTTTTCACTCTTGAATTTTTCTAATGACATTCATTATATACTTTTAATGCTCAAATGTTTAACAATTATTATGTTTTAGGTGTGGGACCTTTTAAAGTTGGCAGATTATCTAACCACAAGAGATGATATAGACCATTCCAAGATAGGAATCACTGGGAATTCACTTGGAGGttgaattttaatattttattaaacacATCATCTAGAAATAACAAGagtatatatattcttttattaTGAATTATTATGCCTTTAAGTCCATAACTCATTATTGATATGTGATGCAGGAATGCATGCATGGTTTGCTGCTTTTGTGGATACACGCTATTCAGTGGTTGTCCCTATAATTGCTGTTCAGGTATTATTACTTTTGGACTTAATGGGATTAATTTACACTTAATCTAACCTGCTAACTTAATATGAATGTGTAGGGATTTCGGTGGGCCATAGATAATGATCAATGGCATGCTCGAGTTGACAGTATTAAGCCTGTGTTTGAAGGTAATTAAGACCTTACTTTACAAAAGGAATATAAAATCTCTATATCTTTTATGTTATTACTTCTATGTTtaataaaacatgtaagttaagttatatatatatatatatatatatatatatatatatatatatatatatatatatatatatatatatatatatatatatatatatattggtgttTAACGACTTTGAATTGTAATTTGTACAAATTTCCCTCATTTATTTCCGCAGATatatttagaaaaattgtttaaaagTTTTTTTCTTCAGAAGCAAGGATTGATTTAGGGAAGGAAACTATTGACAAAGAGGTTGTGGAAAAGGTATGTTCCATAAAGATTGCTAAATGTGTTGTTGACATGGCATTTGGCTGGCGTCTAACTGTTGATGTTGTGCTACTATTTTGACCAGGTTTGGAACAGAATAGCTCCTGGTTTAGCATCTGAGTTTGACTCACCTTATACGGTGCCAATCATTGCACCACGCCCTTTGTTGATTATAAACGGTGAAATTACCGATCCACCCTCCTCTTCTTGATCCTTTTTTtctgatgaaatgatatattGGAAAAAACTATCAGGTGAAGACGATCCCCGTTGCCCAGTGGAAGGTATTGATGTTACCATATCAAAAACACGGAAGGCTTTCGAAGATGCCCAATGTTTCAATCATTTCAAGGTGTTGACTTTTAACTCTTGACTTTGCACCAATGTTTCTTGCTTTTTCTGAATGGGCTTATTCCACGGAATAGCTTCGTACTTTACTACCAGAGAATATTATTATGTTGCTATTGTGGGTAATAAATTGAGTAGATTGTCTATATAGGTAAAAAAAAAgtaaagtataatgttatatgATGTAATATAGTGTTGTATATGAGGTAATAATGCGATTTATTATGAATGAAATTTAGGTGATAATTGAAGCAGGAATTGGACATGATGTGACATCATCAATGCTTAAAGAAGCGAGTGATTGGTTTGACAACTTTCTCAAACCATAGAAATTTCTCCTGCATAGCTATGTATCTTATGCTTGACTGAATATTAATGTATATTGGAAAAGTTTATGTATATCACCTAAATAAAGCTTTGACATTGTTATTTGTATTAAACACATGAGaaagccttccaataaatgaaacttattccaaattcgaTTAGgcattttcagttttttttattataaatgtgagggcgaaatttaactatgtgtctcaagatttATGTGGGTCCAAtttcaagtttatttaataataaactaATAATATAAAAAACTGAAAAATCTAAAGATAAAGGACAATATAGTCTTTTTTAGCACCATGGGGGctgaaaaacacaataaaataaaaaacttaggGATCGTCCAAGTGCAAAAGAATATGTGGAAACCAAACGTGAAATTTTTGCAAACCACAAAAGGCCATTTAGTAATTTGTTCTCTCCATTAGCACTCTACCACCTACAAGTACAACCACCACATATCGGAGGTGTTCCATCACTCTCACCTGTTCCCTTATCGCAATTACTCTACTATAAATATAAACACAACATATCATCTCAATGTGTTCACATCACCGTTGGTCGTCGaaattttgagaagatggagcccgTCGAATCAGCAGCCAACCTCCGTTCACAATTCCTTGAAGTTTTTTGTAGTCGCCGTTCCCCTATAGTATATGTAAGCTTCTTTCATAGATTTGGTCAATTTTGACGTTGATTTGTTGGAAACATTTTCGCTCATATCAAACTCTCCTCTACTCTCATACAAACCTTTGAATTCTTACCCAAAAATAATTACACAATATAAGAAAATAAGGAGCTGTTCTGGGATAGACATTGCAGCTAGAC
This window encodes:
- the LOC111895268 gene encoding uncharacterized protein LOC111895268; its protein translation is MESVESAANLRSQFHEVLRSRRSPIVSTLCALQTLSAEPVVEPLFQGIPVDFEVMRSYPKARINVEEQLNEENFYLPTEEGEQGRLPVLILSMKECTQSKRPAVVFVHPSNANKEWLRPSLEDYASRGYIAVAIDSRYHGERAKTPTAYQDALVSAWKRGDIMPFIYDTVWDLLKLADYLTTRDDIDHSKIGITGNSLGGMHAWFAAFVDTRYSVVVPIIAVQGFRWAIDNDQWHARVDSIKPVFEEARIDLGKETIDKEVVEKVWNRIAPGLASEFDSPYTVPIIAPRPLLIINGEDDPRCPVEGIDVTISKTRKAFEDAQCFNHFKVIIEAGIGHDVTSSMLKEASDWFDNFLKP